From a single Hippoglossus stenolepis isolate QCI-W04-F060 chromosome 2, HSTE1.2, whole genome shotgun sequence genomic region:
- the LOC118120213 gene encoding uncharacterized protein LOC118120213, whose translation MTRTTLTKILILVILAFIICLPEFFSLHRVSKVTFLCLPYRRCERGNQLKRGENGKMEDAEKNKSGGMCDPSQSAEVERWEQACTQEKPSNMTDPGPDSGRGSGDSENSWFMCRTDLDMAELRSNISSSAVQLKVSVELQLGEAETLNLTLYGHNNHSSLDLHPPEEEEETDEGKGDKGQGAFYCCLPGVLPATESTNQTRCLLWLANQTVSTATAEGRLPWKRTGKAERRCMFRVLCLALLCVLLLAVVTSVLGELYLRKRSRKKPTVRPVYDFTGQQLDDEEDHTEDLTPEDFCGSRHWSELSPIKEAQSQEDIETLSDGNVNSCYTANLHHRVHPSISSTTEGQQQERSIETDFK comes from the exons ATGACGAGGACAACACTTACTAAAATCCTCATCCTCGTGATCCTCGCCTTCATCATCTGCCTCCCAGAATTCTTCTCGTTACACAGAG TATCAAAAGTTACCTTCCTCTGTCTGCCCTACCGACGCTGTGAGCGAGGGAATCAGCTGAAGAGGGGGGAGAATGGGAAGATGGAGGAtgctgaaaaaaacaagagcGGGGGAATGTGTGACCCCTCTCAGAGTGCAGAGGTGGAAAGGTGGGAGCAGGCCTGCACACAGGAGAAACCCAGCAACATGACAGATCCTGGACCAGACTCCGGGAGAGGCAGCGGTGATTCAGAGAACAGCTGGTTCATGTGTCGGACCGACTTGGACATGGCAGAGTTACGCAGCAACATCTCATCCTCAG CTGTACAACTGAAAGTGTCAGTGGAGCTCCAGCTGGGCGAAGCAGAGACCCTGAATCTCACCTTGTACGGCCACAACAACCACAGCTCCTTGGACCTCCACccacctgaggaggaggaggagacggatgAGGGGAAGGGTGATAAAGGACAGGGGGCATTTTACTGCTGTCTCCCTGGTGTCCTGCCCGCCACGGAGTCGACCAATCAAACCCGCTGTCTCCTTTGGCTCGCCAATCAAACCGTTTCGACTGCAACAGCTGAGGGAAGGCTGCCATGGAAACGGACAGGGAAAG ctgagaggCGGTGCATGTTCAGGGTGCTCTGCTTGGCTcttctgtgtgtgctgctcctGGCTGTAGTTACATCGGTGCTTGGAGAGCTCTACCTGAGGAAACGCTCACGCA AAAAGCCCACAGTGCGTCCGGTTTACGACTTCACTGGTCAGCAGTTGGACG ATGAAGAGGATCACACAGAAGACTTAACTCCTGAAG ACTTCTGTGGCTCGCGGCATTGGTCAG AGCTGTCACCCATAAAAGAAGCCCAGTCTCAAG aAGACATAGAAACTCTGTCGGATGGAAATGTGAACAGCTGCTATACTG